In Deltaproteobacteria bacterium, one genomic interval encodes:
- a CDS encoding bifunctional nuclease family protein, producing the protein MVDMVVFGLALDEDSQMPILILKDKEEDVIFPIWIGAMEAMSISMALNKVAVPRPMTHDLILSILDKLGASLECVEIVSIHEGTYYAELVARTESGQKRIDCRPSDSIALALRAEVPIRVSREVIALNQTLQKGVFQEVVKGGDSEKWTEILSKYSLDDIKYKM; encoded by the coding sequence GTGGTAGATATGGTTGTGTTTGGGTTGGCATTGGACGAGGATTCCCAGATGCCGATTCTGATTCTGAAAGACAAGGAAGAGGATGTTATTTTTCCAATCTGGATTGGAGCCATGGAGGCCATGTCCATTTCCATGGCGTTAAATAAGGTTGCCGTGCCCCGGCCCATGACTCATGACTTGATTTTGTCCATCTTGGACAAACTCGGGGCTTCGCTGGAATGCGTCGAGATCGTCTCGATCCACGAGGGTACGTATTATGCCGAACTGGTGGCCCGAACCGAGTCTGGCCAGAAGCGGATCGACTGCCGACCTTCGGATTCCATTGCCCTGGCCCTGCGGGCCGAGGTGCCCATCCGGGTTTCCCGAGAGGTAATCGCCTTGAACCAGACTCTGCAAAAAGGTGTTTTTCAAGAGGTGGTCAAGGGTGGAGACAGCGAAAAATGGACCGAGATCCTTTCCAAGTACAGTCTGGATGACATCAAGTACAAGATGTAG
- the tolA gene encoding cell envelope integrity protein TolA codes for MLYSLRHLSWVFSLALHILVLVGGAYLSTGTQMKINLDKRVYQVDLVGPANKGKAGIKGTPKMASAKDMAPRKAVSKTAPEASTAEKKPIKKAAPAAETKAAPAEDMKKAIPRETVNATVEEPHKEESKKEEPKKEEPKKAEPKKEPSKKDEPKKESKKDEPKKEEPKKEAPRKEEPTKDDIAKKDDVKQEGAKADSKKEPSKNGAKGKASGKSDAKQSKDDILAEALGDASKQVKGGKGGDSDGSARGAAGGSSKDALADALADLREGSGRGSSGDGTSGDGEGEGQSMGTLEEWYASQVVKAIRQNWRFPRLSSVVLASTVELRVGPDGEIMAAHLKNGSGRADFDASVMRAIEDTRRLPRLPEGLKSSDIQITFYNTEN; via the coding sequence GTGTTGTATTCGCTGCGTCATCTGAGCTGGGTTTTCTCCCTTGCCCTGCACATTCTTGTGCTTGTCGGGGGGGCTTATCTCTCCACTGGAACCCAGATGAAAATCAATTTGGACAAACGAGTGTACCAGGTCGACTTGGTCGGGCCGGCCAACAAGGGAAAGGCCGGAATTAAAGGCACGCCGAAAATGGCTTCCGCCAAGGATATGGCTCCTCGAAAAGCTGTTTCCAAAACCGCGCCCGAAGCCAGCACCGCGGAGAAAAAGCCGATTAAAAAAGCGGCTCCAGCAGCCGAGACAAAGGCTGCCCCCGCGGAAGACATGAAAAAAGCAATCCCTCGGGAAACGGTCAACGCGACCGTTGAAGAGCCACATAAGGAAGAATCGAAGAAGGAAGAACCAAAAAAAGAAGAACCAAAGAAAGCGGAACCCAAGAAAGAGCCCTCCAAGAAGGACGAACCGAAGAAGGAGTCCAAGAAGGACGAGCCCAAGAAGGAAGAACCCAAGAAAGAGGCGCCCAGGAAAGAAGAGCCCACAAAGGATGACATCGCCAAAAAAGACGATGTCAAGCAGGAGGGCGCCAAGGCCGATTCCAAGAAAGAGCCTTCCAAGAATGGGGCGAAAGGCAAGGCCTCGGGCAAATCCGACGCGAAGCAGAGCAAGGATGATATTCTGGCCGAAGCCTTGGGTGATGCCAGCAAGCAGGTCAAGGGCGGCAAGGGGGGCGATTCCGATGGCTCCGCCAGGGGAGCCGCTGGTGGAAGTTCCAAGGATGCCTTGGCCGATGCTCTTGCCGATTTGCGCGAGGGTTCCGGGCGCGGTTCCAGCGGTGACGGCACCAGCGGTGATGGAGAGGGCGAGGGGCAATCAATGGGAACCCTCGAAGAATGGTATGCATCGCAGGTTGTCAAGGCTATTCGGCAAAATTGGCGCTTTCCCCGCCTGTCCAGCGTGGTCCTCGCTTCCACGGTGGAGCTGCGCGTGGGGCCCGATGGAGAAATCATGGCCGCGCATCTGAAAAATGGATCCGGCCGGGCCGATTTCGATGCCTCGGTTATGCGGGCCATCGAAGATACCAGACGCCTACCCCGATTGCCCGAGGGGTTGAAGTCGTCGGATATCCAAATAACTTTTTACAATACGGAAAATTAG
- the miaB gene encoding tRNA (N6-isopentenyl adenosine(37)-C2)-methylthiotransferase MiaB, with product MRFHILTFGCQMNVADSDWLRQVLEARGWISVREEEAQVFLVTTCSVREKPEQKVYSLLGRLKDYVDRDPSVFVGVGGCVAQQIGEDFWRRFPFVRLVFGTDGIAMVPEALDRLVEDPEQRISLLDFLGHYPEREVVETGTVSAQAFVNIMQGCDNFCAYCIVPYTRGRQKSRASDAVVAECESLVRRGARELTLLGQNVNSYGQDTHGDGTSFAGLLERVAGIPGLDRLKFTTSHPKDIAPEVVAAFEHLPNLCPQLHLPFQSGSDAVLRTMGRKYTRQRYLDIIHALRTACPRIALTTDIIVGFPGETEQDFEDTLSLMREVRFVSSFSFKYSDRPGVRAERMPSKISEEDKSRRLRVLQDLQNRITEEELAAVVGTEVTVLVEGRSKMQDGGAVSWRGRDEGGRIVNFSWSGPALTGKMVHVTIMASKKHSLLGEIRGEPW from the coding sequence GTGCGTTTTCATATCTTGACTTTTGGTTGCCAAATGAACGTGGCCGACTCCGATTGGCTGCGACAAGTGCTTGAGGCCCGGGGGTGGATTTCGGTCCGGGAAGAAGAAGCCCAGGTTTTTCTGGTCACCACCTGTAGCGTCCGGGAAAAGCCGGAACAGAAGGTCTATTCCCTGCTTGGCCGCCTGAAGGACTACGTGGATCGTGACCCCTCTGTCTTTGTTGGCGTCGGCGGCTGCGTGGCCCAGCAGATTGGCGAGGATTTTTGGCGTCGTTTTCCGTTTGTGCGTTTGGTTTTTGGAACCGACGGCATCGCCATGGTTCCCGAGGCCCTGGACCGTCTGGTGGAGGATCCAGAGCAACGGATCAGTTTGCTTGATTTTTTGGGCCATTACCCGGAGCGCGAAGTGGTTGAGACGGGCACGGTGAGCGCCCAGGCCTTCGTGAATATCATGCAGGGTTGCGATAATTTTTGCGCGTATTGCATCGTGCCATACACGCGAGGGCGTCAGAAATCCCGCGCATCCGACGCCGTGGTGGCCGAGTGCGAGTCCCTGGTTCGTCGTGGCGCGCGCGAGTTGACCCTGTTGGGACAGAATGTGAACAGTTATGGCCAGGATACCCACGGTGACGGGACATCCTTTGCCGGCCTGCTGGAGCGGGTCGCGGGCATCCCCGGCCTGGATCGGCTCAAGTTCACGACTTCCCATCCCAAGGACATCGCGCCCGAGGTGGTGGCGGCCTTCGAGCATTTGCCCAATTTATGCCCGCAGCTTCACCTGCCCTTTCAGTCCGGGTCCGATGCCGTGCTCCGGACCATGGGTCGCAAGTACACGCGCCAACGCTACTTGGATATTATCCACGCCCTTCGGACCGCGTGTCCGCGCATCGCCCTGACCACGGATATCATTGTCGGGTTTCCGGGCGAAACAGAGCAGGATTTCGAGGACACCCTTTCGCTCATGCGCGAGGTGCGTTTTGTGTCCAGTTTTTCCTTCAAGTATTCTGATCGGCCAGGCGTGCGGGCGGAAAGAATGCCCTCCAAAATTTCGGAAGAGGATAAATCGCGCCGGTTGCGGGTTTTGCAGGATTTGCAAAACCGCATCACCGAGGAAGAGTTGGCCGCCGTGGTCGGCACCGAAGTCACTGTATTGGTGGAGGGCCGGAGCAAGATGCAGGACGGTGGCGCTGTCTCGTGGCGAGGTCGGGACGAAGGCGGGCGTATCGTCAATTTTTCATGGTCCGGGCCTGCGTTGACGGGCAAGATGGTCCACGTGACCATCATGGCATCCAAGAAACATTCGCTTTTGGGCGAAATTCGAGGTGAACCGTGGTAG
- a CDS encoding biopolymer transporter ExbD: MHMNSGKGFLAEINVTPFVDVMLVLLIIFMVTAPMLTQGVEVDLPETKSVETLPEDSETVVLHVLKDGTIKLDKYEVTIDDLGNNLKRMDFQKDKLLYLQADKDVAYGVVVKVMAEVRAAGVQKLGVVAEPEDEKP; the protein is encoded by the coding sequence ATGCACATGAATTCGGGGAAAGGATTTTTAGCCGAGATCAATGTCACGCCCTTCGTGGATGTGATGCTCGTGCTGCTTATCATCTTCATGGTCACGGCACCAATGTTGACCCAGGGCGTGGAGGTCGATCTTCCGGAAACCAAGTCCGTCGAGACCTTGCCCGAGGACAGCGAGACTGTCGTGCTGCACGTGCTCAAGGATGGCACGATCAAGCTCGACAAGTACGAGGTCACCATCGACGATTTGGGAAATAATTTGAAAAGAATGGATTTTCAGAAGGATAAACTGCTCTATTTGCAGGCCGACAAGGACGTTGCCTATGGCGTGGTGGTCAAGGTCATGGCTGAAGTCCGGGCTGCTGGCGTGCAGAAGCTTGGAGTGGTGGCCGAACCAGAGGATGAGAAACCCTAG
- a CDS encoding protein TolQ: MEAVPQMGVVQSVNVTQGMDPGALAAATQLAGTPQLGFWDMVANATPVVQGVMGMLAIMSLISWSIIFFKIFQIHIARRRATHERALFQNATNLADGVQSLREQGSSALYPIAKRGLVEFRRLEQSVIHPNLKFRVAGDNLRRVLEQGVSESLSDMSKSLPFLATCASSAPFIGLFGTVWGIMNSFHSIGQMKTAALAAVAPGISEALVATAIGLGVAIPAAIAYNSFMGMLNGVQTEMECFASEFLNRAQLELPWMSKRSE, from the coding sequence ATGGAAGCAGTGCCGCAGATGGGAGTTGTTCAATCGGTGAACGTCACGCAGGGCATGGATCCGGGGGCACTGGCAGCCGCAACACAGTTGGCCGGGACTCCCCAGCTTGGTTTTTGGGACATGGTCGCCAACGCCACCCCCGTGGTGCAGGGCGTCATGGGCATGTTGGCCATTATGTCCCTGATCAGCTGGTCCATTATTTTTTTCAAGATTTTTCAAATTCATATTGCCAGACGTCGGGCGACGCATGAGCGGGCTTTGTTTCAGAATGCGACCAACTTGGCCGACGGCGTGCAATCCTTGCGCGAGCAGGGAAGTTCCGCTCTGTACCCCATCGCCAAGCGCGGGCTGGTGGAATTTCGGCGGCTGGAACAGTCCGTTATCCATCCCAATCTCAAGTTTCGCGTGGCCGGCGACAACTTGCGCCGCGTGCTGGAGCAGGGCGTGAGCGAGTCCTTGAGCGACATGTCCAAGTCCTTGCCGTTTTTGGCCACCTGCGCCAGCTCGGCTCCATTCATCGGTCTGTTCGGAACTGTCTGGGGTATCATGAATTCCTTCCATTCCATTGGTCAGATGAAAACCGCGGCCTTGGCGGCTGTCGCGCCTGGAATTTCCGAGGCTCTCGTGGCCACGGCCATTGGCCTGGGCGTGGCTATCCCCGCAGCCATTGCCTACAACTCCTTCATGGGCATGCTTAACGGAGTGCAGACCGAAATGGAGTGCTTTGCCAGCGAGTTTTTGAACCGTGCCCAGCTTGAACTGCCCTGGATGAGCAAGCGGAGCGAATAA
- a CDS encoding histidinol phosphate phosphatase domain-containing protein, protein MIDLHAHTVFSDGELIPAELARRAKAVGYRAIAFTDHADISNLDFVLPRLVAAAREYSVYMDMHILAGVELTHVPPALIAQEVSRARALGADLVVVHGETLVEPVDRGTNLAAIEAGADILAHPGLITVEETSLAASRGVLLEVTSRAGHGYTNGHVVNLAREHGARVVVNNDAHAPRDLVDPELRRKIALGAGMTEKEYQFANEAAWALVSRGLSL, encoded by the coding sequence GTGATTGATCTGCATGCCCATACCGTATTCAGCGACGGGGAACTGATCCCGGCCGAATTGGCCCGGCGGGCCAAGGCGGTTGGGTATCGAGCCATCGCCTTCACGGATCACGCCGATATTTCCAACCTTGATTTCGTGTTGCCCCGTCTGGTGGCCGCTGCGCGTGAATACTCGGTGTATATGGACATGCATATCTTGGCCGGGGTGGAATTGACCCACGTTCCGCCAGCGCTCATTGCCCAGGAAGTGTCCCGGGCCCGAGCCCTTGGCGCGGATCTGGTCGTGGTTCATGGCGAGACCCTGGTCGAGCCCGTGGACCGTGGTACCAATTTGGCGGCCATCGAGGCCGGGGCGGACATTCTCGCCCATCCCGGATTGATCACCGTCGAGGAAACGAGCCTGGCCGCTTCCCGGGGAGTTTTACTGGAGGTGACCTCCCGAGCGGGTCACGGGTATACCAATGGACATGTCGTGAATTTGGCTCGGGAACATGGCGCGCGTGTCGTGGTCAACAATGACGCCCACGCTCCTCGGGATCTGGTTGATCCGGAATTACGGCGAAAGATCGCCTTGGGAGCCGGAATGACAGAAAAAGAATATCAATTCGCGAATGAGGCTGCCTGGGCTCTTGTGTCTCGTGGGCTTTCGCTATAA